The proteins below come from a single Sorghum bicolor cultivar BTx623 chromosome 4, Sorghum_bicolor_NCBIv3, whole genome shotgun sequence genomic window:
- the LOC8068713 gene encoding uncharacterized protein LOC8068713, which translates to MASASVSMSPAAAASMLLGASVALMLCGSVTFAIGFFLMPWVAGLALLFGFADALNTLSSGLFLCTNTKQPPAAAAAAVPCKHPRGRIIGPPTKTLVMRSEAGFSSGDVGFPGNARRKTESPRG; encoded by the coding sequence ATGGCGTCGGCGTCGGTGTCGATGtcgccggccgcggcggcgtccATGCTCCTAGGCGCGTCGGTGGCGCTCATGCTATGCGGATCCGTCACCTTCGCCATCGGCTTCTTCCTCATGCCATGGGTCGCCGGCCTCGCGCTCCTCTTCGGCTTCGCCGACGCCCTCAACACCCTCTCCTCGGGGCTCTTCCTCTGCACCAACACCAAGCAGCCCCCGGCCGCTGCCGCCGCGGCGGTCCCTTGCAAGCACCCGCGGGGACGGATCATCGGGCCCCCGACCAAAACCCTAGTGATGCGCTCCGAAGCTGGGTTTTCCAGCGGCGACGTCGGCTTCCCAGGGAACGCGCGAAGGAAAACAGAATCACCGCGTGGGTGA